GCTCGTCAGCTCGACCGTCTTCACCGTCGGTGGCTTCAAGTGGACAATAAGCTTCTTCCCGGACGGCGTGAGACATGGCAGTTTTGGCAACGCTTCGGCGTTCTTGAACTGCCTCAGCCCGGAAAAGGATGTGAGAGGAAGGTTCACCTTGAACTTGCTGGGCAAAAGTGGAGCACAGGTTACGAAGTTTGACGAGATAGAGTATACCTTTACGGCCGAATGCATTTATCGGGGCTATCCTCAGTTCGTGGACAGATCGAGGCTGAGATCAGTATCGCTTGAAAACAATGGGAGTGTCACTATCCGCTGCGTTCTCACCGTGATCGGAGAACCCTATACTGAGGGGAAACGTGCCATTCTGCCGCCGCCTCCGCTGCCGATTCTGTGTGAGAGCAAGAAATTTGTTATCCGCAACTTGGCGGCACCCCTGAAGAAATCCAAGCATGCCAAGATTGGACTTGGAGGCGAAGTGGATGCTGTGCTCACAGATTATCTGTCCGGCTCTGCTTGAAGCCATTAGCCATGCCATATATTGCGTCTGCGTGGGCTTTATTACTAATAAGtttgcaattctctcgtttatgtTCTCTGTACTTTGTAGTTGGCTTTTAGTACTTTATGAACTACTGCGCTGTATGCAGCTTTGGTTTCGTTCTGAGTAAACATTGATAATGGGATAATTCTGTGTACTTGCGGGTTACACACGCGATTTTTGTATGATGTTCCCATTGATGATGGCTGCTGCCCACAAAACATATATATGTGATGAACGGCTGTGGTTTTGTGTACTTGCTGGTCTCTGCCGAGCGATTCGGACTAGATAGGCTAAGGGGTGCTTTGTGAAAGCAAGCTCTGTGAGAGCATTCACGTCGAGACTGTTGGATTCATGACTCCATGGAATGTGCTACAGGCTGTTATGCCGACTGATGGATTCAGGCGTTTGGTTGCAAGCTGTCCTCTTCTCATTAAGGAAATATTGGACAAAGTTTCCTGCAGTGACTAGTTCAGTCCATAGGACAAACGGTTGATCATCTACATTTCAATTTCCGCGTTTATCATGATCATATAGCGGCGTCTGGCTTGTAGCAGTGCATCTCAACATGATTACTGTTTTACTGTCACGTAACTAGATTAGTTAGTGTACTAGTATATCCGGTTGGTATGCACGCTGGGTACTACAATTAGTCTTGTTCATGTTGGTGTAGCAGTTTGAGTAATACTAGTAGGTTAATTTCCTACTGTGTCCGGCTTGCATGCAACAAGTAGTATTCGAGTAGGCTTAGATAGCTTATTTTGAGTAATATGTCCAAATTGGAATCAAGGTTGCCCGTGTGTTCACAGTATTAGGAAAGTTTAAACAGGCTGAGTCCGAGTAGGGCTTGCCATCATGGTTAGTTCTAGAGTCAATACGAGTAGGTCTTGTCGTTGTTGGAATTTCACCACGCGCAAAAAGCGTTGGCCAATGGTCTTTATTTCTTCTCGATCTTCCACTTTACAAACTGACGCCATAGCGTAGGTATATATATGCACACGTTTCTTTTTTGGCCAACGTTTTTTGCGCGTGGTGAATTCCAACAACGACACCCTCACATTCCTCTTTGCAATGGCTACTTGTTCTCGAACATGACTTAGTTTAGGGCGTAAATGTTGAACTGTTGAGTGGTATTTCCTTGAAATGCCTCCATGTATCCAACACAAAACAATGATCATTCCCAAGTGAATAAGAATTTGAGCCACATTATGTGACAATGGCTCCAGTGTGGTCCGTTGGTACTGCCCAAATACAAGATCTAACAGGTCCCGCCAGCCATAGTTTATTTTGGTAGAACCTTGCCAATTGGTATGACTTTTTTTGCAGGGTACTATTATGACTAGTTGCTTcacgctggtcatagtgggagtaatttagctagtaacatagcgcatttcAAGACAAGTTTgtttatgtggcatgtagttaattaggagagaggtgtttagagtaacataaggCTACTCATAATGGGGAGtaccatatactagtatcatgcatatgatactagtgtatgatactaccttcatagtgcatagtattatagagtagtatcatagatgatcttTTTATTGCCATGCACGACACAAAGTACCATAACATTTAATATGATATCGTAtttacctatgttactctaaccctctctctcttcttcaattctttgccACAACAACGTGTTTACTATTCCCAAGCACGTGATACTAACTAAGATACCActactatggccagcctaatatcTTACCGTAACATAAAGCAACCcaaagcaaaatgagtctacaatccAATAAATGCAATTATCTATGGTACTacttctatgttactttgcactatgataCTACTTACACGTTACTTCCTTCGTCCGGGATTATTAGGCCtcttccaatgcattggtgctaagGTGGGGTGCTAAATGCATTAAAAAGCTTAGCAACTACTCTCGTCAATGCATTGGTGCTTAACTTTTGTAGGTAAGCCTCACTCATTTAATGTTTTAACACCAAAATACCTTCATGCATTGGTTGATAGTCATTTTGCATAGGACCACGGACTTAGCttcgtttcctcctggggtcaccatattgctctctctcctctttaattgctcCGTCACATCATTTTTTTGCCTATGTGGTACCCTTAGCACTGGTACACCTTGGAGCAATGGGAAGGGCCTTAGTCCTCTCGACCATATCACCAGGACCAAGGAAGAGCGGACACACATGCAAAATCATCTTTACTATGGTCAACTTCTCCGCATGCAACGGAGGCAGCACTAGTCACGGAGCAAACACTTGCATGCATCCTACCTTTTCACATGGAGGAGAGGTCCACTAAACAACGGATCAACAATCGAAAACAAACGGCCTAGTATAAACTGACGCCGCTGCAGTGCTAATAGGCATAATAGGCCAGGACGGAGGTAGTGCTTTGCACTATGGAGGTACTAATATAGATTAGTATATGCattactagtctaaattactcccactatgactagcctcatATCAGCATATGCAGTCCACTTTTGACCAGTTGGAGACGGCATAGAAAACAATGTGATTGTATAACATGATAAGACAAATCAATGACACTGTATTAGATAGCAAATTTCAAATGTTTCTTTTCTACAGGGAGCAAATTTCCAACTTTTTAAAATACATAGTATGGGgtcatttgcccccccccccccacaccccaaATTCATTTTTTTCTGCCCTCAATCATGTTTCTCGACCTCGCATATGAGAGTGGTATGTTCAACAAAGGCAATTAACTCAATACAATGATCATTTTGCTAAAACATGCTTTGGTGCcatgacaacctcccggacttgttTGGGGACGTCCTTAGGCTCCCCGGTCCTAGTCGCCCCCCAATTTGGGTGGCTTTGGGTACCCTTGCATGGACCCTTTGGTGTGCCCGCAATAAGCTAGTCATCGAGCGTGTGATTCCGTACCATGTGGCTTCTTACACCTCTGGAGACCGCTTAGCAAGCGGTGCAACCACAGCGTCATCGACAACATCATGGCGGGTCTTCGTTCCTCGGCATCGGCTTTtgctccacctccaccaccaccgccgccaccccccGAGCCGGATTAGCTCTTTTTTAGCTTTCTTTGGGGCTTGTTCTGCTGTGCCCCCATCATGACCCTATGACTTCTTTGTACTTTGTAATTGATGTATTGGATGCTTGGTtcattgctttataatataaagctgggggaaaccctttttcttaaGTATTTTTAAACACACCATGACCATATTCATAGACGataaaacattttttaaatacatgtgaAGAATTTTAAATATAGtacaacattttttaaatgcacaaTGAAATTTTTTGAAAGACATGATGAACGATTTTTAAATACAGCTTTAGCATTTTTAGTACACGATGCATA
This region of Triticum aestivum cultivar Chinese Spring chromosome 2D, IWGSC CS RefSeq v2.1, whole genome shotgun sequence genomic DNA includes:
- the LOC123055956 gene encoding BTB/POZ and MATH domain-containing protein 2-like; amino-acid sequence: MATNSTSAASHAKCLPKTSSRCITPTFTSTHDFEITIYPLLEGIGVEKLVSSTVFTVGGFKWTISFFPDGVRHGSFGNASAFLNCLSPEKDVRGRFTLNLLGKSGAQVTKFDEIEYTFTAECIYRGYPQFVDRSRLRSVSLENNGSVTIRCVLTVIGEPYTEGKRAILPPPPLPILCESKKFVIRNLAAPLKKSKHAKIGLGGEVDAVLTDYLSGSA